The following are encoded together in the Nitrospirae bacterium YQR-1 genome:
- a CDS encoding response regulator has product MLDNLDSFSHSKILVVEDESIVAMNICDRLKDLGYEVVDVVSTGADALRRADELDPDLVLMDIVLKGDMDGVETAEKIRSSFDIPVIFLTAYSDNDTLRRAKITEPYGYILKPFEQRELLIGIEIAVYKHNLERKLKASENWLLATLKLMSAALITTDINGTVTFMNAEASSITGWTMKEAIGGDISWIFNVAPEEPVKKVLQEGMVISKNSLLTNKKGLQHKIDFSAISITDETRKNMGVAILIHNAGDD; this is encoded by the coding sequence ATGCTTGATAATCTCGATAGTTTTTCACATTCTAAGATTCTGGTTGTGGAGGACGAAAGTATTGTAGCCATGAACATATGCGACCGGTTGAAAGATCTCGGTTACGAGGTTGTAGATGTTGTCTCAACAGGGGCTGATGCTCTGAGGAGAGCCGATGAGCTTGACCCCGACCTTGTGCTCATGGACATTGTGTTGAAGGGCGACATGGACGGAGTGGAGACAGCCGAAAAAATTCGCAGCTCTTTTGACATACCGGTGATATTTCTTACTGCATACTCGGACAACGATACGCTGAGACGGGCCAAAATAACAGAACCTTACGGCTACATTCTTAAACCATTTGAACAGAGGGAGCTTTTAATCGGTATCGAAATAGCAGTATATAAGCACAACCTTGAGAGAAAATTAAAGGCTAGTGAAAACTGGCTGCTGGCAACACTGAAACTCATGTCGGCAGCCCTTATAACTACGGACATAAACGGCACAGTCACGTTTATGAATGCCGAGGCCTCCTCAATAACCGGCTGGACTATGAAAGAGGCGATAGGGGGGGATATATCCTGGATTTTCAATGTAGCACCTGAGGAGCCTGTAAAGAAAGTTCTCCAGGAGGGCATGGTTATTTCAAAAAACAGCTTACTAACTAATAAAAAGGGGCTGCAACACAAGATAGACTTCAGCGCTATTTCAATAACCGATGAGACAAGAAAAAACATGGGAGTGGCAATACTAATTCATAACG
- a CDS encoding response regulator yields MEGKTPMAEINTTEPEGVRILVLDDEQVVVEAIKRHLKDSGYQIHSAKNGKEGLRLFYKIKPILVILDLKMPVMDGIEFLEYLQLTPEDPASVIVLTGHGSDEDMQRCFELGIGAFLHKPFNLYELKGLVKHSISLKQVEQNLKRELSVRTKMEEELRKYRYHLEELVKKRTSELQQTNEKLRIEIDERTKAEEKISHSLREKEVLLKEVHHRVKNNLQIVSSLLDLQSKYIESRELLEMFKDSQNRLKTMALIHEKLYQSEDLSIINFSRYVPSLLNHLYQSYNLSASVISLDTDIDDISIGVDTAVPCGLIINELVSNSLKYAFSDGREGLLSVYLKRSPDDYYSLTIADNGVGLPQGYDFKSVKSLGLRLVYALVVDQLEGFIDYDGCAGAKYLIKFKELKYDKRR; encoded by the coding sequence TTGGAAGGTAAAACACCCATGGCTGAAATAAATACAACTGAACCGGAGGGAGTCAGGATTCTGGTGCTGGATGACGAACAGGTTGTTGTAGAGGCTATTAAGAGACATTTAAAAGATTCCGGATATCAAATCCACTCGGCAAAAAACGGCAAGGAGGGTCTCAGGTTATTCTATAAAATTAAACCCATACTGGTAATTCTCGACTTAAAGATGCCTGTTATGGATGGTATAGAGTTTTTAGAATATTTGCAGCTTACCCCTGAAGACCCTGCGTCGGTAATCGTTCTTACCGGCCACGGCAGTGATGAGGACATGCAGAGGTGCTTTGAGCTGGGAATCGGAGCCTTTTTACATAAGCCGTTTAACCTCTATGAGCTTAAGGGGCTTGTGAAACACTCCATATCTCTGAAACAGGTTGAACAAAACCTAAAAAGAGAGCTAAGTGTGCGTACTAAGATGGAGGAGGAGCTCCGCAAGTACCGGTACCATCTGGAAGAGCTTGTGAAAAAGCGCACCTCGGAGCTGCAACAGACCAATGAAAAACTCCGAATTGAAATTGATGAACGAACAAAGGCGGAGGAGAAAATCAGCCACTCACTCAGGGAAAAAGAAGTTCTCCTTAAAGAAGTCCACCACAGGGTAAAAAATAACCTGCAGATAGTGTCATCCCTGCTTGATTTACAGTCAAAGTACATAGAGAGCAGGGAACTTCTGGAGATGTTTAAAGACAGCCAGAACCGCCTTAAAACCATGGCCTTAATACATGAGAAATTATACCAGTCCGAGGACCTTTCCATTATAAACTTTTCAAGGTATGTTCCAAGCCTGCTGAATCATCTGTACCAGTCGTATAATCTAAGCGCCTCCGTCATATCTCTGGATACCGATATAGATGATATTTCCATAGGGGTGGATACGGCTGTGCCGTGCGGGTTAATAATAAATGAGCTTGTATCAAATTCACTTAAGTATGCCTTCAGCGACGGCAGAGAAGGACTTCTTAGTGTTTATCTGAAGAGGTCTCCTGATGATTACTACTCTCTGACAATAGCAGACAATGGTGTGGGGCTGCCACAGGGGTATGACTTTAAAAGTGTCAAGTCCCTGGGTCTGAGGCTTGTTTATGCCCTTGTGGTGGATCAGTTGGAGGGCTTCATAGATTACGATGGATGTGCCGGAGCTAAATATTTGATAAAATTTAAGGAATTAAAATATGATAAGAGGAGATAG